A part of Paenibacillus sp. IHBB 10380 genomic DNA contains:
- a CDS encoding aminotransferase-like domain-containing protein, producing MPVNSFEHYPMTWKPDKKQLVSPLYRSIASLLEYDILNGYLPPNTKLPPQRELADYLDINLSTITRAFKICEVKGLIYAVIGRGTFVTPNARNAIFMAESSEGQNYIEMGIVKPLDCSNGLVAEAIKSIANNNYLEQLLDYRHPLGMPYHRMAARKWMQRFSMDAPVENIAITSGGQNALTLILISLFHPGDKIAVDTYTYPNFIELANILNIQLIPIEGDQLGMMPERLDAACRTNQLQGIYIVPSCNNPTAVTMDMNRRKDIAEIIKKHELILIEDDIYSFLAPEGYLPVSHFVPERFVYILSIAKSLSSGMRVAFIAYANSFVEKITYGIFNINIKTSALNAEVITELINTGVADRIIRDKKEMAKVRNELYQKYFQITNPHENPLSFFRWLPLSQLYQLKQFEQNALAHGIHVYHSDRFLAKKDESAQFIRISLTSAKDVDELDRGLCLLKRLLLDTE from the coding sequence CCGCCTAATACCAAACTCCCGCCTCAAAGAGAGCTAGCCGATTATCTTGATATTAATCTCAGCACCATAACCAGGGCTTTTAAAATATGTGAAGTGAAAGGGTTAATTTATGCGGTGATCGGGAGGGGAACCTTTGTCACTCCTAATGCGAGAAATGCAATCTTTATGGCAGAAAGTAGTGAGGGACAAAATTATATAGAGATGGGCATTGTAAAACCACTGGATTGCTCAAACGGATTAGTGGCAGAAGCTATCAAAAGTATTGCCAATAATAATTACCTGGAGCAATTACTTGATTATAGACATCCGCTGGGAATGCCTTATCACAGAATGGCAGCCAGGAAGTGGATGCAGAGATTTTCCATGGATGCACCGGTTGAGAACATCGCTATCACTTCAGGGGGACAAAATGCTCTTACGCTGATTTTAATATCCCTGTTCCACCCGGGGGATAAAATTGCGGTGGATACGTATACGTATCCTAATTTTATTGAGCTCGCTAACATATTAAATATCCAGCTCATTCCGATTGAGGGAGATCAATTAGGCATGATGCCGGAGAGGTTAGATGCTGCCTGCAGAACAAATCAGCTGCAAGGAATTTATATAGTTCCATCCTGTAACAACCCTACTGCTGTCACGATGGATATGAACCGCAGAAAGGATATAGCAGAGATTATAAAAAAACACGAACTTATCTTGATAGAAGATGACATTTACTCTTTTCTTGCTCCAGAAGGTTATTTACCTGTTTCACATTTTGTGCCAGAAAGATTTGTTTATATTCTAAGTATCGCTAAATCACTAAGTTCCGGGATGAGAGTGGCCTTTATAGCTTACGCAAATTCGTTTGTTGAAAAAATCACTTACGGAATCTTTAATATCAACATAAAAACTTCTGCCTTAAATGCAGAGGTTATAACAGAATTGATTAACACGGGAGTTGCTGACAGGATCATTAGAGATAAGAAAGAAATGGCAAAAGTACGCAATGAACTCTATCAAAAATATTTTCAAATAACTAATCCACATGAAAATCCGCTCAGTTTTTTTCGGTGGCTTCCGCTGTCCCAGCTTTATCAGCTCAAACAGTTTGAGCAGAATGCTTTAGCACACGGTATCCATGTTTATCATTCCGATCGGTTCTTGGCCAAAAAAGATGAATCCGCTCAGTTTATTCGCATTTCGCTGACATCTGCCAAAGATGTTGATGAATTGGATAGAGGACTTTGCCTGCTTAAGCGTCTCCTGCTAGATACCGAATAA
- a CDS encoding YdcF family protein encodes MFIFLGITITLLVIFLWFYLTDPRRIINGFLFNLFFCSLGILCMYLAFSSNNQYLMIVAVIPILIIFLMFSFGLFVLMIGMFLNARILTRKEGRRFSNYLTFIFGICLLLLIIISIIDPSRFLSDKLQLLYTGMVFIVLYLFVNLSNFLMAYFLYQFNRPKYNQDFIIVLGSGLINNKVPPLLASRINRAIDFYWKQATVSSPPTIIFSGGQGSDENLPEAEAMQMYAIEKGIPMQHTIKEDRSVNTYQNMLFSKQIMDSLKGDKYKSIFTTNNFHLFRAGLYAKQAGLMSQGIGSKTAFYYWPNAMIREYIAVVVMSRKRHSIVVGIILGLSIIMTVIGYLFF; translated from the coding sequence ATGTTTATATTTTTGGGGATTACAATTACTTTACTGGTCATTTTTCTATGGTTTTATTTAACAGACCCTAGAAGGATAATCAATGGTTTTCTATTCAACTTATTTTTTTGTTCATTAGGTATTCTATGCATGTATTTAGCTTTCAGCTCAAATAATCAATATTTAATGATTGTTGCTGTTATACCTATTCTAATTATTTTCTTAATGTTTAGCTTTGGCCTTTTTGTGTTAATGATAGGAATGTTTCTGAATGCAAGGATTCTAACTAGAAAAGAGGGACGACGTTTTTCTAATTATTTAACTTTTATTTTTGGTATTTGTCTTTTGTTATTGATAATAATTTCTATAATCGATCCGTCTCGATTCTTATCTGATAAACTCCAGCTACTTTACACGGGAATGGTTTTTATTGTTTTATATTTATTTGTAAACTTATCTAATTTCTTAATGGCTTATTTTCTCTATCAATTCAATAGACCAAAATACAATCAAGATTTTATTATCGTTCTTGGTAGTGGATTGATTAATAATAAAGTTCCTCCACTTTTGGCTAGCAGAATCAATAGAGCGATTGATTTTTATTGGAAGCAAGCCACTGTCTCATCTCCACCAACAATCATTTTTTCTGGTGGACAAGGCTCAGATGAAAATCTTCCCGAAGCAGAGGCAATGCAAATGTATGCTATCGAAAAGGGAATTCCTATGCAGCACACAATAAAAGAAGATCGTTCTGTGAATACTTACCAGAACATGCTCTTTTCAAAACAAATTATGGATTCATTAAAAGGTGATAAATATAAAAGCATCTTTACAACAAACAACTTTCACCTTTTCCGCGCCGGGTTATATGCGAAACAAGCAGGATTAATGAGCCAAGGAATCGGCTCAAAAACAGCTTTCTATTACTGGCCAAATGCAATGATTCGAGAATATATTGCGGTTGTTGTAATGAGTCGGAAGCGTCATAGTATAGTAGTAGGAATTATTCTAGGATTATCTATAATAATGACGGTAATTGGCTATTTATTTTTTTAA
- a CDS encoding M6 family metalloprotease domain-containing protein: MSKIDGEVLSFTHGNKEITLRVFGDEFYARYESLDGYTTIYDTDLKKYCYAYLNNGKLSSSGIDITDPSPSDLTRHIKEDPSIRSEKFSMRYNELRPKDEKKNFENNMRAIGPNNGLLEGRSITKGVVRGLTVLVEFSDLSSSVTVDDVSNMLNGDNYQENGNFCSVSEYYKLMSSGKLIYNNHVVGPVKLPNGIDYYKRNLLIKDAMDILVRDLNIDLSQFDSTNSKIVDAVNFLYAGRTVYEKQLWPHNSHADLEYNGYKIDLYMLSSLGRGPSDLSIGTFCHETGHLLFRFPDMYDYGERDGDREKSQGIGQYCLMGSGNHLNNGLTPSPVCSYLRDLAGWCENKIILNELTGKINVQHGDYNTILKYNTDIENEYFLVENRTSVDLDKHLPSSGLAVYHCDINGSNEYQAATPTEHYQCALIQADGNLDLENNRNPGDNRDLYGNIEGLALSYNTNPSSRQWNSKDSGLIISDISDSSMNIEFTLGSNV; this comes from the coding sequence ATGAGCAAAATAGATGGAGAAGTATTAAGCTTTACCCATGGGAACAAAGAGATAACTCTTCGCGTATTTGGTGATGAATTTTACGCTAGATATGAGTCGCTTGATGGTTATACAACCATTTATGATACAGACTTAAAAAAATACTGCTACGCTTATCTAAATAACGGAAAACTTTCTTCAAGTGGTATTGACATCACTGACCCCTCACCTTCAGATCTTACTCGTCATATTAAGGAGGATCCATCAATAAGAAGTGAAAAATTTTCAATGAGATATAACGAGCTCAGGCCAAAGGATGAGAAAAAAAACTTTGAAAATAATATGAGGGCAATAGGACCAAATAATGGATTACTTGAAGGAAGATCCATTACAAAAGGTGTAGTTCGTGGCTTAACTGTTTTAGTTGAGTTTTCTGATCTCTCTTCCTCTGTTACCGTTGATGATGTGAGCAACATGTTAAATGGAGATAATTATCAAGAAAATGGAAACTTTTGTTCTGTAAGTGAGTACTATAAACTAATGTCGTCTGGGAAATTAATTTATAATAATCACGTAGTTGGACCTGTAAAACTCCCAAATGGGATTGATTATTATAAAAGAAACCTTCTTATAAAGGATGCTATGGATATCTTAGTAAGAGATTTAAATATCGACTTGTCACAATTCGATTCCACGAATAGTAAGATTGTTGATGCAGTAAACTTTCTTTATGCCGGAAGGACAGTTTATGAAAAACAACTCTGGCCGCACAATTCACATGCTGATTTAGAATACAATGGTTATAAAATTGATTTATACATGCTATCCAGTCTAGGAAGAGGCCCTAGTGATTTAAGTATAGGGACTTTTTGTCATGAAACTGGACACTTACTATTCCGCTTCCCTGATATGTATGACTATGGTGAACGTGATGGTGACAGGGAAAAAAGCCAAGGTATAGGACAATATTGTTTGATGGGCTCCGGTAACCACCTCAATAATGGTCTTACACCTTCGCCAGTTTGTTCATATTTAAGGGACTTAGCCGGCTGGTGTGAAAATAAGATTATTCTTAACGAACTTACTGGTAAAATTAATGTACAGCATGGAGATTACAATACTATTCTTAAATATAATACTGATATTGAAAATGAATATTTTCTTGTTGAAAATCGAACGTCTGTTGATCTGGACAAACATTTGCCTTCAAGTGGGCTAGCCGTATATCATTGTGACATTAATGGATCTAATGAATATCAAGCTGCTACACCAACAGAGCACTATCAATGTGCTCTAATACAAGCTGATGGGAACCTAGATCTAGAGAATAACCGCAATCCTGGGGATAATCGGGATTTATACGGTAATATTGAAGGGCTTGCACTTTCATATAATACCAATCCATCCAGTAGACAGTGGAACTCTAAGGATTCAGGGTTAATTATTTCAGATATATCTGATTCAAGCATGAATATTGAGTTTACACTTGGTTCAAATGTTTAA
- a CDS encoding VWA domain-containing protein, with protein MTMNHEEQVKRWRLILGADAEPKLQSYGATSGPLLDEDSRLMDEALAAIYDGTSGHSCMDSSGSGLAGSRKSAGLGASSPKLAKWLGDIRSFFPPDVVSIIQADAIERKGLNQLLFEPELLSQVKPDIQMVATLMSLKGHIPEKTKDTARQLVKVVVEEITKRLSDDIRRAVTGALNRRQHSPLPSASGLDWNTTIRKNLKHYDMDRQLLIPEKVYFFDRARRSKEWTVILDIDQSGSMANSVIYASIVGSIFASMPSLDTRVIVFDTEVVDLSEQCAEDPVDMLFGVQLGGGTDINKSVAYCEQFISEPKKTIFILVSDLYEGGNRSELLRRMAEMQQAGVKAVCLLALSDQGIPDYDDSVAKKLASFGIPCFGCSPDRLPELIEGALKGLDLKEMANRIGDAKNL; from the coding sequence ATGACGATGAATCATGAGGAGCAGGTAAAAAGATGGAGGCTGATTCTTGGTGCAGATGCTGAGCCGAAGCTACAATCATATGGAGCAACGTCCGGCCCTCTGCTTGATGAGGACTCTAGGCTGATGGATGAAGCACTGGCAGCTATCTATGATGGAACATCTGGTCACAGTTGTATGGACTCTAGCGGTTCAGGTCTCGCCGGGAGCCGGAAATCAGCAGGTTTGGGGGCGTCTTCCCCCAAGCTCGCCAAGTGGCTTGGCGATATCCGTTCATTTTTCCCGCCGGATGTCGTGTCTATTATTCAGGCAGATGCTATTGAACGGAAGGGGTTAAATCAGCTCCTTTTTGAACCTGAACTATTGTCTCAAGTGAAGCCCGATATTCAGATGGTGGCTACATTGATGTCATTAAAAGGACATATTCCCGAGAAAACGAAAGATACGGCACGGCAACTCGTAAAAGTGGTGGTAGAGGAAATAACGAAACGGCTCTCCGATGACATACGAAGGGCTGTAACTGGGGCGTTGAACCGGAGGCAGCATTCGCCGTTACCGTCAGCTTCTGGGCTCGACTGGAATACGACCATTCGTAAAAATTTGAAACATTATGATATGGACCGACAGCTGCTCATACCAGAAAAAGTTTACTTTTTCGACCGGGCACGCAGAAGCAAGGAGTGGACCGTCATTCTGGATATTGACCAAAGCGGCTCTATGGCGAATTCCGTCATCTATGCATCGATTGTGGGTTCGATTTTTGCCAGTATGCCTTCTCTAGACACTAGAGTCATCGTATTTGATACTGAAGTCGTCGACCTTAGCGAGCAGTGTGCCGAGGATCCAGTTGACATGTTGTTCGGTGTTCAGCTTGGAGGAGGAACGGACATTAACAAATCCGTAGCTTACTGTGAACAGTTTATTTCAGAACCGAAAAAGACAATTTTTATCCTCGTCTCTGACCTATACGAAGGAGGTAATCGATCTGAGCTGCTGCGCAGAATGGCAGAGATGCAGCAAGCGGGAGTGAAGGCAGTATGTCTGCTTGCCCTATCAGATCAAGGAATACCGGATTACGATGATTCTGTAGCTAAGAAGTTAGCGTCCTTTGGCATCCCGTGTTTCGGTTGTTCGCCAGACCGGCTACCTGAATTAATTGAAGGAGCATTGAAGGGATTGGACCTGAAGGAGATGGCTAATCGGATAGGAGATGCGAAGAACCTGTAA